One Microvirga thermotolerans DNA window includes the following coding sequences:
- a CDS encoding LysR family transcriptional regulator: MNLKQLEVLKAIMATGSTVGASAALGISQSAISRQLAALEAEIGFELFIRDKGRLIPRPEAKALVPEVEELTEVLARVRRKAADIKAGAAGDTLLRVAFPHSITTSLLPQVLSRYFRIYPKAVVETLSGPYGAIEQMIQARGADLGFVRLPTEDQGFKVRPLLRGETTCVMARGHPLASKEHIELQDLARNDLILLGRQRTARHELEYELRETGAPHHCRVEVHSVEAACACAAAGLGVAVVPALIASFFRSPEIVMRPFRPVRTLEYGIISLPGLPLSKPAEAFVDLFVDEVVSKASGTIRIGSEP; this comes from the coding sequence ATGAACCTGAAGCAGCTCGAAGTGCTGAAGGCCATCATGGCGACCGGCTCGACGGTCGGCGCCTCGGCGGCTCTGGGTATCTCTCAATCGGCCATCAGCAGGCAGCTCGCCGCCCTCGAAGCCGAGATCGGCTTCGAACTGTTCATCCGGGACAAGGGGCGCCTGATCCCGAGACCGGAGGCGAAAGCGCTCGTGCCCGAGGTGGAAGAACTCACGGAAGTCCTCGCGCGGGTCAGGCGAAAAGCCGCGGACATCAAGGCGGGGGCGGCCGGGGATACGCTGCTGCGGGTCGCGTTTCCCCACAGCATCACCACCAGCCTCCTGCCGCAGGTCCTTTCCCGGTACTTCCGCATCTACCCCAAGGCCGTCGTCGAAACCCTGTCCGGCCCCTACGGCGCCATCGAGCAGATGATCCAGGCGCGCGGCGCCGATCTGGGATTCGTACGCCTGCCGACCGAGGACCAGGGCTTCAAGGTGCGTCCGCTCCTTCGAGGCGAAACCACATGCGTCATGGCACGGGGGCACCCGCTCGCGTCGAAAGAACACATCGAGCTGCAGGACCTCGCCCGCAACGATCTCATCCTGCTGGGCCGGCAGAGAACCGCGCGGCACGAACTCGAATACGAGCTGCGGGAGACCGGGGCGCCGCACCATTGCCGGGTCGAGGTCCATTCGGTCGAGGCGGCCTGCGCCTGCGCGGCGGCCGGACTCGGCGTGGCGGTGGTTCCGGCCCTGATCGCAAGCTTCTTCCGCTCTCCCGAGATCGTGATGCGCCCCTTTCGCCCCGTGCGCACGCTGGAATACGGCATCATCTCCCTCCCCGGCCTGCCCCTGTCGAAACCCGCGGAAGCCTTCGTGGATCTGTTCGTGGACGAGGTCGTCTCGAAGGCGTCCGGGACCATCCGCATCGGCTCGGAGCCGTGA
- a CDS encoding hybrid sensor histidine kinase/response regulator has translation MSQVESRSGQLDQKLLLKTLRAFRRGDFSVRLPSDLTGIDGEIAETFNDIAELNQGVARELDRVAKVVGKEGKIEERGRLAGATGCWSECIDSVNAMIGDIVQPTVEVARVIGAVAKGDLSQTIELESDGRPLRGEFLRIGKIVNTMVGQLGSFASEVTRVAREVGSEGKLGGQAKVRGVAGTWKDLTDNVNLMAANLTGQVRNIAEVTTAVANGDLSKKITVDVKGEILELKDTINTMVDQLNSFASEVTRVAKEVGTEGKLGGQAQVRGVGGVWKDLTDNVNMMAANLTGQVRNIAEVTTAVARGDLSKKITVDVRGEILELKSTINTMVDQLNSFASEVTRVAKEVGTEGKLGGQAQVRGVGGVWKDLTDNVNMMAANLTGQVRNIAEVTTAVANGDLSKKITVEVRGEILELKNTINTMVDQLNSFAGEVTRVAREVGSEGKLGGQAEVRGVAGTWKDLTDNVNLMAANLTGQVRNIAEVTTAVANGDLSKKITVEVRGEILELKNTINTMVDQLNSFAGEVTRVAREVGSEGKLGGQAEVRGVAGTWKDLTDNVNLMAANLTGQVRNIAEVTTAVANGDLSKKITVDVKGEILELKNTINTMVDQLNSFAGEVTRVAREVGTEGKLGGQAQVRGVGGVWKDLTDNVNLMAANLTGQVRNIAEVTTAVANGDLSKKITVAVEGEILELKSTINTMVDQLNSFASEVTRVAREVGTEGKLGGQAQVRGVGGVWKDLTDNVNMMAANLTGQVRNIAEVTTAVANGDLSKKITVEVRGEILELKNTINTMVDQLNSFASEVTRVAREVGIEGKLGGQAEVRGVAGTWKDLTDNVNLMADNLTGQVRGIASVVTAVAAGDLKRKLTVEAKGEIAALAETINEMIDTLATFADQVTNVAREVGVEGKLGGQARVPGAAGLWRDLTNNVNQLAANLTTQVRAIAEVATAVTKGDLTRSIAVEASGELASLKDNVNEMIRNLRDTTQKNAEQDWLKTNLAKFTRMLQGERDLTTVSNMILSEIAPLVNAQQGAFYTVENNGDEPVLELVASYAFTERKHLNNRFRLKEGLVGQVAYEKKRILLTNVPGDYITISSALGEAPPLNIIVLPVLFEQDVKAVIELASFSRFSETHQSFLEQLTESIGIVLNTIAANMRTEGLLKQSQLLTAELQSQQEELRNTNDRLEQQAATLRRSEELLRQQQETLQRTNEELEDKARLLELQKQEVEAKNLEVSIAKTALEEKAEQLSLTSRYKSQFLANMSHELRTPLNSLLILSKLLTENTEGNLTEKQREFAKTIHAAGSDLLALINDILDLSKIESGTVSLEVSSVGFKDLADNMERTFRQIAEERELDFHIEIDPALPATVRTDSKRLQQVLRNLLSNAFKFTEKGGVTLRIGTAQGSPLRAGSEWIAISVIDTGIGIPEDKQRIIFEAFQQADGTTSRKYGGTGLGLAISREIARLLGGEIVVSSAPGRGATFTLFLPQEPPANHGTAETASTERVNGDGAGHHIGGPDRGGFVLRQPSSAMALSASLDDRHAITTGDRIVLIVEDDAMFASVLLELAREQGFKGLIAMDGAAALALAHRYKPHAITLDIGLPDMDGWALLDLLKHDPRTRHVPIHVISVDDQKKRGLRAGAFGFLEKPVDRESLMAALNRTKEFIDRPVKKLLLVEDDENQRMSLTELLQDEQVEVTAVASAESALETIRARRYDCAIVDLGLPDLPGAELIERMRKTEGNEDLPIVIYTGQDLTREEERRLESIAATVIVKDEGSSQRLLNDTALFLHRAIAALPDENSIIVPRRASDALEGRTVLIIDDDMRNIFSLTSALEQYGMTVVFAENGREGIEKLMASPEVDLALVDIMMPEMDGYETMREIRKIPRYRNLPLVAVTAKAMKGDREKCLEAGATDYVSKPVDIDQLLAVLRVQLSRSTYVPDRRETNGAAEAGLNS, from the coding sequence ATGTCACAAGTTGAATCTCGCTCTGGGCAGCTTGACCAGAAGTTGCTGCTGAAGACCCTGCGCGCCTTCCGGCGGGGGGATTTCTCGGTCCGTTTACCATCCGATCTGACGGGCATCGACGGCGAGATCGCCGAGACGTTCAACGATATCGCCGAACTGAACCAAGGCGTCGCTCGGGAACTCGACCGGGTGGCGAAGGTGGTCGGCAAGGAAGGCAAGATCGAAGAGCGGGGACGCTTGGCAGGGGCAACCGGCTGCTGGAGTGAGTGCATCGACTCCGTCAACGCCATGATCGGTGATATCGTTCAGCCCACCGTCGAGGTCGCGCGAGTGATCGGCGCCGTGGCGAAGGGCGATCTCAGCCAAACGATTGAGCTTGAGAGCGACGGGCGCCCCCTGCGCGGCGAGTTTCTGCGCATCGGCAAGATCGTCAACACGATGGTGGGTCAGCTCGGCAGCTTCGCATCGGAGGTGACGCGCGTCGCGCGTGAGGTCGGCTCCGAGGGCAAGCTCGGCGGCCAAGCGAAGGTCCGCGGCGTCGCCGGCACCTGGAAGGACCTGACCGACAACGTCAACCTGATGGCGGCCAATCTCACCGGCCAGGTGCGCAACATCGCCGAAGTCACCACCGCCGTGGCGAACGGCGACCTGTCGAAGAAGATCACCGTGGACGTGAAGGGCGAGATCCTGGAGCTGAAGGATACCATCAACACCATGGTGGACCAGCTCAACTCGTTCGCCTCCGAGGTGACGCGCGTGGCCAAGGAGGTCGGGACGGAAGGCAAGCTCGGCGGCCAGGCGCAGGTGCGCGGGGTCGGCGGCGTGTGGAAGGACCTGACCGACAACGTCAACATGATGGCGGCGAACCTGACCGGCCAGGTGCGCAACATCGCCGAAGTCACCACCGCCGTGGCCCGCGGCGACCTGTCCAAGAAGATCACCGTGGACGTGAGGGGGGAGATCCTCGAGCTCAAGTCCACCATCAACACCATGGTGGACCAGCTCAACTCGTTCGCCTCCGAGGTGACGCGCGTGGCCAAGGAGGTCGGGACGGAAGGCAAGCTCGGCGGCCAGGCGCAGGTGCGCGGGGTCGGCGGCGTGTGGAAGGACCTGACCGACAACGTCAACATGATGGCGGCGAACCTGACCGGCCAAGTGCGCAATATCGCCGAAGTCACCACCGCCGTGGCGAACGGCGACCTGTCGAAGAAGATCACGGTCGAGGTGCGCGGCGAGATCCTGGAGCTGAAGAACACCATCAACACGATGGTGGACCAGCTCAACTCGTTTGCGGGCGAGGTGACGCGCGTCGCGCGCGAGGTGGGCTCCGAAGGCAAGCTCGGCGGCCAGGCCGAGGTCCGCGGCGTCGCCGGCACCTGGAAGGACCTGACCGACAACGTCAACCTGATGGCGGCGAACCTCACCGGCCAGGTGCGCAACATCGCCGAAGTCACCACCGCCGTGGCGAACGGCGACCTGTCGAAAAAGATCACGGTCGAGGTGCGCGGCGAGATCCTGGAGCTGAAGAACACCATCAACACCATGGTGGACCAGCTCAACTCGTTTGCGGGCGAGGTGACGCGCGTGGCGCGCGAGGTGGGCTCCGAAGGCAAGCTCGGCGGCCAGGCCGAGGTCCGCGGCGTCGCCGGCACCTGGAAGGACCTGACCGACAACGTCAACCTGATGGCGGCGAACCTCACCGGCCAGGTGCGCAACATCGCCGAAGTCACCACCGCCGTGGCGAACGGCGACCTGTCGAAGAAGATCACCGTGGACGTGAAGGGCGAGATCCTGGAGCTGAAGAACACCATCAACACGATGGTGGACCAGCTCAACTCGTTTGCGGGCGAGGTGACGCGCGTCGCGCGCGAGGTGGGCACGGAGGGCAAGCTCGGCGGCCAGGCGCAGGTGCGCGGAGTCGGCGGCGTATGGAAGGACCTGACCGACAATGTCAACCTGATGGCGGCGAACCTCACCGGCCAGGTGCGCAACATCGCCGAGGTCACCACCGCCGTGGCGAACGGCGACCTGTCCAAGAAGATCACCGTTGCGGTCGAAGGGGAGATCCTGGAGCTGAAGTCCACCATCAACACCATGGTGGACCAGCTCAACTCGTTCGCCTCCGAGGTGACGCGCGTCGCGCGCGAGGTGGGCACGGAGGGCAAGCTCGGCGGCCAGGCGCAGGTGCGCGGGGTCGGCGGCGTATGGAAGGACCTGACCGACAACGTCAACATGATGGCGGCGAACCTCACCGGCCAGGTGCGCAACATCGCCGAGGTCACCACCGCCGTGGCGAACGGCGACCTGTCCAAGAAGATCACGGTCGAGGTGCGCGGCGAGATCCTGGAGCTGAAGAACACCATCAACACCATGGTGGACCAGCTCAACTCGTTCGCCTCCGAGGTGACGCGCGTGGCGCGCGAGGTCGGGATCGAGGGCAAGCTCGGCGGCCAGGCCGAGGTTCGAGGCGTCGCCGGTACCTGGAAGGACCTGACCGACAACGTCAACCTGATGGCGGATAACCTCACCGGCCAGGTGCGCGGCATCGCCAGCGTCGTGACCGCCGTCGCCGCAGGCGACCTGAAGCGCAAGCTCACGGTGGAGGCCAAGGGTGAGATCGCGGCCCTTGCGGAAACCATCAACGAGATGATCGATACCCTCGCGACCTTTGCGGATCAGGTCACGAACGTGGCGCGCGAAGTGGGCGTCGAAGGCAAGCTTGGCGGACAGGCGAGGGTGCCCGGCGCCGCCGGCCTGTGGCGCGATCTGACAAACAACGTGAACCAGCTGGCGGCGAACCTGACCACCCAGGTGCGAGCCATCGCGGAGGTTGCCACAGCCGTGACCAAGGGCGACCTGACGCGATCGATCGCCGTCGAAGCCTCGGGCGAGCTGGCTTCGCTCAAGGACAACGTCAACGAGATGATCCGCAACCTGCGCGATACGACGCAGAAGAACGCGGAGCAGGACTGGCTGAAGACCAATCTTGCCAAGTTCACCCGGATGCTGCAGGGCGAGCGCGATCTGACCACCGTGTCCAACATGATCCTGTCGGAGATCGCGCCGCTGGTTAATGCGCAGCAGGGCGCCTTCTATACGGTTGAGAACAATGGCGACGAGCCCGTGCTCGAGCTCGTCGCGTCCTATGCCTTCACGGAGCGGAAGCATCTCAACAACCGCTTCCGCCTCAAGGAGGGACTTGTTGGTCAAGTCGCTTATGAGAAGAAGCGCATTCTTCTCACCAATGTACCTGGAGACTACATCACCATCAGCTCGGCGCTTGGCGAAGCGCCGCCTCTCAACATCATCGTACTGCCGGTTCTCTTCGAACAGGACGTGAAAGCCGTAATCGAGCTCGCCTCGTTCAGCCGGTTCTCGGAGACCCATCAGTCCTTCCTGGAGCAGCTGACCGAGTCGATCGGCATCGTTCTCAATACGATTGCTGCGAATATGCGCACGGAAGGCCTGCTCAAGCAGTCGCAACTTCTTACGGCCGAGCTTCAGAGCCAGCAGGAAGAGCTAAGGAACACGAACGACCGGCTGGAGCAGCAGGCGGCTACGCTTCGCCGGTCGGAAGAACTCCTGCGCCAGCAGCAGGAGACCTTGCAGAGGACGAACGAAGAACTGGAAGACAAGGCACGCCTGCTCGAACTGCAGAAGCAGGAGGTCGAGGCGAAGAACCTAGAGGTATCGATCGCCAAGACCGCCTTGGAGGAAAAAGCGGAGCAGCTATCCCTCACCTCGCGTTACAAGTCGCAGTTCCTGGCCAACATGAGCCACGAGTTGCGCACCCCCTTGAATTCGCTCCTCATTCTCTCAAAGCTGCTGACCGAAAACACGGAGGGCAATCTCACCGAGAAGCAAAGGGAGTTCGCGAAAACCATCCATGCCGCAGGCTCGGATCTGCTGGCGCTCATCAACGACATCCTGGACCTGTCGAAGATTGAATCGGGTACGGTGAGCCTGGAGGTGTCGAGCGTCGGCTTCAAGGATCTTGCCGACAACATGGAGCGGACTTTCCGCCAAATTGCGGAGGAGCGCGAGCTCGACTTCCACATCGAGATCGACCCAGCGCTGCCGGCGACCGTCCGTACCGACAGCAAGCGGCTACAGCAGGTGCTGAGAAATCTTCTCTCCAACGCATTCAAGTTCACGGAGAAAGGAGGCGTCACGCTCCGGATCGGCACCGCGCAGGGGTCGCCCCTCAGGGCCGGTAGCGAATGGATCGCCATCTCAGTCATCGATACGGGCATCGGCATACCGGAGGACAAGCAACGCATCATCTTCGAGGCCTTCCAGCAGGCTGACGGCACAACGAGCCGCAAGTACGGCGGCACAGGTCTCGGTTTGGCGATCAGCCGCGAAATCGCACGGCTCCTCGGTGGCGAGATCGTGGTGTCGAGCGCTCCCGGCCGGGGCGCCACCTTCACCCTGTTCCTGCCGCAGGAGCCTCCGGCCAATCATGGCACAGCTGAGACAGCGTCCACCGAGCGGGTGAACGGCGACGGAGCGGGGCACCACATCGGCGGCCCGGACAGGGGCGGCTTCGTGCTCCGCCAGCCTTCCTCCGCGATGGCTCTCTCGGCGTCCCTCGACGATCGTCATGCGATCACTACGGGCGACCGGATCGTTCTCATCGTCGAGGACGACGCCATGTTCGCGTCGGTGCTGCTGGAGCTTGCCCGAGAGCAAGGCTTCAAGGGGCTCATCGCCATGGACGGCGCCGCGGCGCTTGCGCTTGCACACCGCTACAAGCCGCATGCCATCACGCTCGACATCGGGCTGCCCGACATGGACGGGTGGGCCCTGCTCGACCTGTTGAAGCACGATCCAAGAACCCGTCACGTGCCCATTCATGTCATTTCCGTCGATGACCAGAAGAAGCGCGGTCTGAGGGCAGGAGCATTCGGGTTTCTTGAAAAGCCGGTCGATCGTGAATCCCTGATGGCGGCTCTCAATCGCACGAAGGAGTTCATCGATCGTCCTGTGAAGAAGCTCCTGCTCGTCGAGGACGATGAAAATCAGCGCATGAGCCTGACGGAACTCCTGCAAGACGAGCAAGTGGAAGTCACGGCCGTTGCATCGGCAGAGAGTGCCCTGGAGACGATCAGGGCCCGTCGGTACGACTGTGCAATTGTGGACCTCGGTCTTCCCGACCTGCCCGGCGCAGAGTTGATCGAGCGCATGCGCAAGACGGAGGGCAACGAGGACCTGCCAATCGTGATCTACACGGGGCAGGACCTGACGCGGGAGGAAGAGAGGCGTCTGGAGAGCATTGCCGCCACGGTAATCGTCAAGGACGAGGGATCTTCCCAAAGGCTGCTGAACGACACGGCGCTCTTCCTGCATCGGGCGATCGCCGCCCTTCCGGACGAGAACTCCATCATCGTCCCACGCAGGGCCAGCGACGCGCTCGAGGGCCGGACGGTTCTCATCATCGATGACGACATGCGCAATATCTTCTCGCTCACGAGCGCGCTCGAGCAGTACGGGATGACGGTGGTCTTCGCCGAGAACGGCCGCGAGGGCATTGAGAAGCTGATGGCTTCTCCGGAGGTGGACCTCGCTTTGGTCGACATCATGATGCCGGAGATGGATGGCTACGAAACCATGCGGGAGATCCGCAAGATCCCCCGCTACCGCAACCTTCCGCTCGTGGCGGTCACCGCGAAGGCCATGAAGGGCGATCGGGAGAAGTGCCTGGAGGCGGGGGCGACCGACTACGTGTCGAAACCTGTGGACATCGATCAACTTCTTGCCGTCCTGCGCGTTCAGCTCAGTCGAAGCACCTACGTTCCCGATAGGCGGGAAACAAATGGCGCCGCAGAAGCCGGGCTGAATTCATGA
- a CDS encoding response regulator, with amino-acid sequence MMRDVRLDGMRHDAPEVASGHVSPAPIVAKVLVVDDDRRNLLAVEEILRATGIEIVTADSGEAALRHVLQDDFAVILLDVQMPRIDGYEVAGLIRNRPRSSRVPILFLTAYNKDDLHVFKGYSAGAVDYVFKPIEPLILKSKVDIFVDLYRKTEEIRRQGEQERLLLMENLRVRSEKLRAEQALRRREEHQAIVLQSLPIALYTASLQEDHRQLHFTSESIERITGFEPSAFLASPDFWSSRIHPEDRERVLDQLSRLAEEGAVTLEYRWRCADGVERFFLDQTVLMRDGEGRPREFFGMWFDITERKQMEQNLLHASKLEAVGRLTGGIAHDFNNMLSVVIGNLDLLRKTVQGNEKAIRRIGMALESAQHCADLTHRLLTFSRRQSLQVSTIDVNVLMPNLLELMRRTLGERINAKLQTESGIWPIRVDRAQLEAALLNLAVNARDAMPDGGDLTITVENQVIGEGGARPAGEFVMIAVSDTGVGMPPEVLERVFEPFFTTKESGKGTGLGLSMVYGFVQQCHGHVEVASEPNAGTTIRIFLPRCREAVEISAEAPADVAHPFGNSQHVLVVEDNPAVRQVATSTLRSLGFKVTEAETGDMAARILESSRDVSLVLSDVRMPGEMSGIDLARFIQREMPHIQVLLTTGYFDGEERVEDLNLLYKPYRGTDLAEKIQALMGAAQPGTIHSLPAHRTATG; translated from the coding sequence ATGATGCGGGATGTGAGGCTGGACGGCATGCGGCACGATGCGCCCGAGGTGGCATCGGGCCACGTCTCGCCTGCCCCCATTGTCGCGAAGGTGCTGGTCGTCGATGACGATCGCCGCAATCTTCTGGCGGTCGAAGAGATACTTCGCGCAACCGGCATCGAGATCGTGACGGCCGACTCCGGCGAGGCCGCCCTGCGCCATGTGCTTCAGGACGACTTCGCGGTCATCCTTCTCGACGTGCAGATGCCCCGGATCGATGGATACGAGGTTGCCGGTTTGATCCGCAACCGCCCGCGTTCGTCGCGGGTGCCCATTTTGTTCCTGACGGCTTACAACAAGGACGATCTCCACGTCTTCAAGGGCTACTCGGCCGGCGCGGTCGATTACGTGTTCAAGCCCATCGAGCCCCTGATCCTGAAATCCAAGGTCGACATCTTCGTTGACCTTTATCGTAAGACGGAGGAAATCCGGCGCCAGGGCGAGCAGGAGCGTCTCCTGCTCATGGAGAACCTGCGGGTTCGCAGCGAGAAGCTGCGGGCCGAGCAAGCCCTGCGCCGCCGCGAAGAGCATCAAGCCATTGTGCTGCAATCCCTGCCGATCGCTCTCTACACCGCATCCCTCCAGGAGGACCATCGCCAGCTTCACTTTACGAGCGAGAGCATCGAGCGGATCACAGGATTCGAGCCGAGCGCCTTCCTTGCCAGCCCTGACTTCTGGTCGTCTCGCATTCATCCGGAGGATCGCGAGCGGGTGCTGGATCAGCTGAGCCGACTTGCCGAGGAGGGGGCGGTGACCCTGGAATACCGCTGGCGCTGCGCGGACGGCGTGGAGCGGTTTTTTCTCGACCAGACCGTCCTCATGCGCGACGGCGAGGGGCGGCCCCGCGAATTCTTCGGGATGTGGTTCGACATCACCGAGCGAAAGCAGATGGAGCAGAACCTGCTGCACGCCAGCAAGCTGGAAGCGGTCGGGCGCCTGACAGGCGGCATCGCCCATGACTTCAACAACATGTTGAGCGTCGTGATCGGCAATCTCGATCTGCTGCGAAAAACCGTTCAGGGGAATGAGAAGGCCATACGGCGTATCGGAATGGCCCTGGAGAGCGCGCAGCACTGCGCGGACCTGACCCACAGGTTGTTGACGTTCTCACGGCGTCAGTCGCTTCAGGTGTCGACCATCGATGTGAACGTTCTCATGCCGAACCTCCTGGAGCTGATGCGGCGCACTCTCGGCGAGCGCATCAATGCGAAGCTTCAGACGGAAAGCGGGATCTGGCCGATCCGCGTGGACCGGGCGCAGCTGGAGGCGGCCCTCCTCAATCTTGCGGTCAATGCCCGTGACGCCATGCCGGATGGCGGCGATCTGACCATCACCGTCGAGAATCAGGTCATAGGTGAGGGTGGGGCCAGGCCGGCCGGCGAGTTCGTCATGATTGCGGTCAGCGATACCGGCGTGGGAATGCCGCCGGAGGTGCTGGAGCGAGTCTTCGAGCCGTTCTTTACAACCAAGGAGAGCGGGAAGGGAACCGGTCTCGGGCTGAGTATGGTCTACGGGTTCGTGCAGCAATGCCATGGTCATGTGGAGGTGGCGAGCGAACCGAATGCGGGAACGACAATCCGCATCTTTCTGCCCCGGTGTCGCGAGGCCGTGGAGATCTCGGCGGAGGCTCCTGCTGACGTCGCGCATCCGTTCGGCAACAGCCAGCACGTGCTTGTCGTGGAGGATAACCCGGCCGTGCGCCAGGTGGCGACCTCGACGCTCCGGTCGCTGGGTTTCAAAGTGACGGAGGCCGAAACGGGCGATATGGCGGCCCGAATCCTGGAGTCCAGTCGAGACGTGAGCCTTGTGCTCTCCGACGTGCGCATGCCCGGCGAAATGTCAGGCATCGATCTCGCCAGGTTCATCCAGCGCGAGATGCCTCACATTCAGGTGCTGCTGACAACAGGCTATTTTGATGGAGAGGAGAGGGTGGAGGACCTCAATCTGCTCTACAAGCCATACCGTGGGACGGACCTGGCCGAAAAGATCCAGGCCCTGATGGGTGCAGCGCAGCCCGGCACGATCCATAGCTTGCCGGCGCACAGGACCGCCACAGGCTAA